A genomic window from Winogradskyella sp. J14-2 includes:
- the trpS gene encoding tryptophan--tRNA ligase → MARILTGIQSTGTPHLGNILGAILPAIEKAKGKNNDSYLFIADLHSLTQIKYAKTLKNNTYSTAATWLAFGLDIDKSVFYRQSDVAQVTELAWYLNCFFPFKRLELAHSFKDKADRLDDVNGGLFTYPMLMAADILLYDAEIIPVGKDQEQHIEMTRDVASRFHAKMGDGVFVLPKADIQKETMLIPGTDGEKMSKSKGNIINVFLPEKQLRKQIMSIQTDSTPLEDPKDWNTCNCFAIYSLLASKEQITEMKTNYEGGNYGYGHAKQALYELILERFAEPRSRYSYYMENLSEVDEVLAKGAAKAKLVADEVLQRVREKVGY, encoded by the coding sequence ATGGCAAGAATATTAACAGGTATACAAAGCACAGGAACACCACATTTAGGAAATATTTTAGGTGCAATATTACCAGCAATAGAAAAAGCAAAAGGTAAAAATAATGATTCGTATTTATTCATTGCAGATTTACACTCATTAACCCAAATTAAATATGCCAAAACTTTAAAAAACAACACCTACTCTACAGCGGCAACCTGGTTAGCTTTTGGTTTAGACATAGACAAAAGCGTCTTTTATAGACAAAGTGATGTTGCTCAGGTTACTGAGCTCGCTTGGTATCTTAACTGTTTTTTTCCTTTTAAACGTTTAGAATTGGCACATAGCTTTAAGGACAAGGCTGATCGTTTGGATGATGTTAACGGAGGTTTATTTACCTACCCTATGTTAATGGCAGCAGATATTTTATTGTATGATGCCGAAATAATACCTGTTGGTAAAGACCAAGAACAACATATTGAAATGACTCGAGACGTCGCATCTCGTTTTCATGCAAAAATGGGCGACGGTGTTTTTGTACTCCCAAAAGCTGATATACAAAAAGAAACAATGCTAATTCCTGGCACTGATGGCGAAAAAATGAGCAAGAGCAAAGGGAATATTATCAATGTATTTTTACCAGAGAAACAGTTGCGGAAGCAAATTATGTCCATACAAACGGACAGTACACCTTTAGAAGACCCAAAAGATTGGAACACTTGTAATTGCTTCGCTATTTATAGTTTACTAGCTTCTAAAGAACAAATAACTGAGATGAAAACCAATTATGAAGGAGGTAATTACGGTTATGGTCATGCAAAACAAGCACTTTACGAACTTATTTTAGAGCGCTTTGCAGAGCCAAGATCGCGTTATAGTTACTACATGGAAAATCTCAGCGAGGTAGATGAGGTATTAGCCAAAGGAGCTGCCAAAGCTAAGCTTGTTGCTGATGAGGTATTACAACGTGTAAGGGAAAAGGTTGGGTATTAA
- a CDS encoding lysophospholipid acyltransferase family protein, with product MAVMKYPFWLLYRIWFYILVALPIIVLFPILLISISREKWYPFFFKLARLWAKFILVGMGFHYKILKDQNLDPKKSYMVIANHTSMTDIMLMLAAVKNPFVFVGKKELANIPLFGFFYKRTCILVDRSSAKSRQAVFLRAQRRLKQGLSICIFPEGGVPEEHIVLDTFKDGAFRLAINHQIPVVPLTFYDNKKRFSYTFFSGGPGIMRAKIHQFLQTENLRVEDTKALNQKARSVILTELNKSLSKV from the coding sequence ATGGCAGTAATGAAATATCCCTTTTGGCTTTTGTACCGTATCTGGTTCTATATTTTAGTAGCATTGCCAATTATTGTGCTATTTCCTATTCTTTTAATTTCAATATCTAGAGAAAAGTGGTATCCATTCTTTTTTAAGTTGGCGCGCCTTTGGGCTAAGTTTATTTTGGTAGGAATGGGGTTTCATTACAAAATATTGAAAGATCAAAATCTAGATCCCAAAAAAAGTTATATGGTTATAGCCAACCATACGTCTATGACGGATATTATGCTAATGTTGGCTGCTGTAAAAAACCCTTTTGTTTTTGTTGGTAAAAAAGAATTGGCTAATATTCCATTGTTTGGCTTTTTTTATAAACGCACTTGTATTTTGGTTGATAGAAGCAGTGCTAAAAGCAGACAAGCTGTTTTTTTAAGAGCACAAAGGCGATTGAAGCAAGGGTTGAGCATTTGTATTTTTCCTGAAGGAGGAGTGCCAGAAGAACACATTGTACTAGACACGTTTAAAGATGGTGCTTTTAGATTAGCAATAAATCATCAGATACCTGTAGTGCCTTTAACGTTTTACGATAATAAAAAACGGTTTTCATATACTTTTTTTAGTGGTGGTCCAGGAATAATGAGAGCGAAGATTCATCAGTTTCTTCAAACAGAAAACTTAAGGGTAGAAGACACAAAAGCATTAAATCAAAAAGCAAGATCAGTTATTTTAACAGAACTGAATAAAAGCTTGTCTAAAGTTTAA
- a CDS encoding RNA polymerase sigma factor has protein sequence MSLEQLIKKCINQDAKAQSQLYKQYASKLFSLCLKYSKNYAEAEDNLHDAFITVFSKIDQYKNKGSFEGWLKRIAINTSLQRYRENVGVFDIVNEGNIEDVTVDISNENLSIDFLLKIIQELPDRYRLVFNLYVLDGYSHVEISELINISTGTSKSNLARARMILKEKIEDYKANINSQSL, from the coding sequence GTGAGTTTAGAACAACTCATAAAAAAGTGTATAAATCAAGATGCTAAAGCTCAAAGCCAATTATACAAGCAATATGCAAGTAAACTATTTTCGCTTTGTCTTAAGTACTCTAAAAATTATGCAGAGGCAGAAGATAATCTGCACGACGCATTTATAACTGTATTTAGTAAAATAGATCAGTATAAAAATAAAGGTTCTTTTGAAGGTTGGTTAAAACGTATAGCAATTAACACCTCTTTACAACGCTATAGAGAAAACGTTGGTGTTTTTGATATTGTTAACGAAGGTAATATTGAAGATGTTACTGTTGATATTAGTAACGAAAATTTAAGTATCGATTTTTTATTAAAAATTATACAAGAATTACCAGACAGGTACCGATTGGTGTTTAACCTATACGTATTAGATGGCTACTCTCATGTAGAAATAAGCGAATTAATAAATATCTCTACAGGAACCTCGAAATCTAACCTGGCAAGAGCCAGAATGATTTTAAAAGAAAAAATAGAAGATTACAAAGCGAATATAAATTCGCAATCGTTATAA
- the recA gene encoding recombinase RecA, translated as MSSEKDAKLKALKLTLDKLDKAYGKGTVMKMSDQAIVDVDAISSGSLGLDIALGVGGYPRGRVIEIYGPESSGKTTLTLHAIAEAQKAGGIAAFIDAEHAFDRFYAEKLGVDLENLIISQPDNGEQALEIADNLVRSGAIDIVVVDSVAALTPKSEIEGEMGDSKMGLHARLMSQALRKLTASISKTNCTMVFINQLREKIGVMFGNPETTTGGNALKFYASVRLDIRRSTQIKDSNGDVMGNKTRVKVVKNKVAPPFRTAEFDIMYGEGVSKVGEILDLAVDHDIVKKSGSWFSYEDTKLGQGRDAVKSLIKDNPDLMDELEEKVRALIKDNQ; from the coding sequence ATGAGTAGTGAAAAAGATGCAAAGTTAAAAGCGCTAAAATTAACCTTAGATAAGTTAGATAAAGCCTACGGAAAAGGAACCGTAATGAAAATGAGTGATCAAGCTATTGTAGATGTAGATGCTATATCTTCAGGTTCTTTAGGCTTAGATATTGCTTTGGGTGTTGGTGGTTACCCAAGAGGAAGAGTTATTGAAATATATGGTCCTGAATCTTCTGGTAAAACAACGCTGACATTACATGCTATCGCAGAAGCACAAAAAGCTGGTGGAATAGCTGCTTTTATTGATGCAGAGCATGCCTTTGACCGTTTTTATGCTGAAAAGCTTGGTGTAGATTTAGAAAACTTAATCATTTCACAACCAGATAATGGCGAGCAGGCTTTAGAAATTGCAGATAATCTTGTACGTTCCGGAGCTATTGACATCGTTGTCGTGGATTCTGTAGCTGCATTAACTCCTAAAAGTGAAATAGAAGGAGAAATGGGAGATTCTAAAATGGGCTTACACGCACGTTTAATGTCTCAAGCCCTAAGAAAGCTAACAGCTTCTATTAGTAAAACAAACTGTACCATGGTATTTATTAACCAATTGCGAGAAAAAATTGGTGTAATGTTTGGTAACCCAGAAACAACTACTGGTGGTAATGCCCTAAAGTTCTACGCTTCAGTACGGTTAGACATTAGACGTTCTACTCAGATAAAGGATAGTAATGGTGATGTAATGGGTAATAAAACAAGAGTTAAAGTTGTAAAAAACAAAGTTGCTCCACCTTTTAGAACTGCAGAATTCGATATTATGTATGGAGAAGGTGTTTCTAAGGTTGGTGAAATTTTAGATTTGGCCGTTGACCACGATATTGTAAAGAAAAGTGGTTCATGGTTTAGTTACGAAGATACCAAACTGGGACAAGGACGAGATGCTGTTAAGTCATTAATTAAAGATAACCCTGATTTGATGGATGAATTGGAAGAAAAAGTTCGAGCCTTAATTAAAGATAATCAGTAA
- a CDS encoding rhodanese-related sulfurtransferase has product MQLYNNLSAKERAELIEKAGKERLTISFYKYAKIGNTQIFRNHMFLAWDELDVLGRIYVAHEGINAQLSVPAENFEAFKNHLDTITFLENVRLNIAIEHDNFAFLKLKVKVRHKIVADGLNDDTFDVTNKGIHVNAEQFNALIEDPDTVLVDMRNHYESEIGHFKNAITPDVDTFRESLDLIEEDLREHKEDKKLVMYCTGGIRCEKASAYYKHKGFKNVFQLEGGIINYTRQVESEGLENKFIGKNFVFDQRRSERISDDVIASCHQCGKPADTHTNCANEACHLLFIQCDACKEKMDNCCSSHCQEIIKLPYEEQKALRKGQGNSNDIFKKGRADHLPYKKDLRNIFEAQSNTAK; this is encoded by the coding sequence ATGCAACTGTACAATAACTTAAGTGCTAAAGAAAGAGCAGAACTTATCGAAAAAGCGGGAAAAGAACGCTTAACGATCTCTTTCTACAAGTACGCCAAAATTGGCAACACACAGATATTTAGAAACCACATGTTTTTGGCCTGGGATGAGCTCGATGTTTTGGGTAGGATTTATGTAGCTCATGAGGGTATAAATGCCCAACTATCTGTTCCGGCAGAAAATTTTGAAGCCTTTAAAAATCATTTAGATACTATTACATTTTTAGAAAATGTAAGATTAAACATAGCCATAGAGCATGACAATTTTGCTTTTTTGAAATTAAAGGTAAAAGTGCGCCATAAAATTGTAGCTGATGGTCTTAATGATGATACGTTTGATGTAACCAACAAAGGTATTCATGTCAATGCCGAGCAATTTAATGCGCTTATTGAAGATCCAGACACGGTTTTAGTAGATATGCGAAATCATTATGAGAGTGAAATAGGTCATTTTAAAAATGCTATTACACCAGATGTTGACACCTTTAGAGAATCTTTAGATTTAATTGAAGAAGATCTTAGAGAGCACAAGGAAGATAAAAAGTTAGTGATGTATTGTACGGGTGGTATTCGTTGCGAAAAAGCCAGTGCTTATTATAAACACAAAGGATTTAAAAATGTGTTTCAGCTAGAAGGAGGTATTATAAATTATACACGTCAGGTAGAATCTGAAGGTTTAGAAAACAAGTTTATAGGCAAAAACTTTGTGTTCGATCAAAGACGATCAGAACGTATTAGTGATGATGTTATTGCTAGCTGCCACCAATGTGGAAAACCAGCAGACACACATACCAATTGCGCTAATGAAGCTTGTCACCTATTATTTATTCAATGTGATGCGTGTAAAGAAAAAATGGACAACTGTTGTTCTTCACATTGCCAGGAAATCATAAAACTGCCTTACGAAGAACAAAAAGCATTACGTAAAGGACAGGGTAACAGCAATGATATATTTAAAAAGGGTAGAGCAGATCACTTACCATACAAAAAGGATTTGCGAAACATTTTTGAAGCACAAAGTAATACCGCTAAATAA
- a CDS encoding radical SAM protein — protein sequence MNIYKLLQLNRKIKSHRIKFLGLYLLHKFNKRYLAVNLDPVLACNLRCKMCYFTDADYVKTLKGQFKEDDLEQVAKTIFNRALKLQIGCGTEPTLYKNLVRIVELGKQYKVPYISITTNANLLTKENIEPLLKAGLNEFTISLHGVTKESYESFMKKANYEKFQNALNAFVALKKTYDFKVRINYTFNKDNFYELKDFFKYFNGESFDILQLRPIQKIGNTEYNDFDVSSLEDDYLDLIKNVRQQCSSHHITLMAPDSLSVLKGENNSSFVFDYTFCYVSPNKFWKEGFNWRKESFNDFSKKIGWSKLLLSNIFKTKSQLKSLSNKLNYEIEFN from the coding sequence ATGAATATTTATAAGCTATTACAGCTCAACAGAAAAATAAAAAGCCATAGAATTAAGTTTTTAGGGCTTTATCTGCTACATAAATTCAACAAGCGCTATTTAGCGGTGAATTTAGATCCTGTATTAGCTTGTAACTTACGCTGCAAAATGTGTTATTTCACAGATGCAGATTATGTAAAAACACTTAAAGGACAGTTTAAAGAAGACGATTTAGAACAGGTTGCAAAAACGATTTTTAATCGTGCTTTAAAACTGCAAATAGGCTGTGGTACCGAGCCAACATTATATAAAAATTTAGTAAGAATTGTAGAACTAGGAAAACAATATAAAGTACCTTATATTTCTATAACTACAAACGCAAACTTACTAACTAAAGAAAACATTGAGCCGCTTTTAAAAGCAGGACTTAATGAGTTTACCATTTCGCTTCATGGAGTAACCAAAGAGAGTTATGAAAGCTTCATGAAAAAAGCCAATTACGAAAAATTTCAGAATGCTTTAAATGCCTTTGTTGCGCTTAAAAAAACCTATGATTTTAAGGTAAGAATAAACTATACCTTTAATAAAGATAACTTTTACGAACTCAAGGATTTCTTTAAGTATTTTAATGGTGAAAGTTTTGATATTCTTCAATTAAGACCAATTCAAAAGATAGGAAATACTGAGTATAATGACTTTGATGTTTCTTCTTTAGAAGATGATTATTTAGACCTTATAAAAAATGTGAGGCAACAGTGCTCTAGTCATCATATTACCTTAATGGCACCAGATAGTTTATCTGTATTAAAAGGAGAAAATAACTCTAGTTTTGTTTTCGATTACACCTTCTGCTATGTCTCGCCTAATAAATTTTGGAAGGAAGGTTTTAATTGGCGCAAAGAATCCTTTAATGATTTTTCCAAAAAGATAGGATGGAGTAAATTATTGTTATCTAATATATTTAAAACGAAGTCTCAACTAAAATCACTGTCTAACAAACTTAATTACGAAATAGAGTTTAATTAA
- a CDS encoding peptidoglycan DD-metalloendopeptidase family protein — protein sequence MNIKTTLLTLLVAFKLGYSQNSPSKVYGGEFIRNTDNSVCITDEQRNAIFKEINENLKLLKRNNNLAFNSAKRGNHPLFTWPVTKASNVNYNSIWAISNYVDHNPGAPNQLTDYNCGTKTYDTASGYNHQGVDIFSWPFTWYAMDNDQAEIIAAAAGQIIAKGDGNFDRSCDFNTTTPWNAVYVQHSDGSIAWYGHLKNGSLTTKTVGDMVAQGEFLGIMGSSGISTGPHLHFEVHTNSSYTQLVDPYAGNCNTMNMDTWWQSQKPYLNPAVNAALTHTADPVFNACPTTEVPNLSNQFNLNDQVFFTVFLRDQEPGSSLNLRIIKPDNTDLFNWSYSLTDYYQFSWWRWNAFPNIEGEWKWEVTYLGETITHTFNVGTLSVEDVTIENTSIYPNPFNDIITINSAIKIEELEIVDVSGKSVLKLKESTSEGIKQVNLSYLSNGLYFVTLYSKQNEQKTVKLIKK from the coding sequence ATGAATATAAAAACTACTTTATTAACTCTACTTGTAGCTTTTAAGCTAGGCTACTCTCAAAATTCTCCATCTAAAGTCTATGGCGGAGAGTTTATTAGAAATACTGACAACTCAGTATGTATAACAGATGAGCAACGCAATGCTATTTTTAAAGAAATAAATGAAAATCTAAAATTATTAAAGCGCAACAATAATCTAGCCTTTAATAGTGCTAAAAGAGGAAATCATCCTCTCTTTACATGGCCTGTTACGAAAGCGTCTAACGTAAACTATAATTCTATTTGGGCAATATCTAACTATGTAGATCACAACCCAGGTGCACCAAACCAGCTTACTGATTACAATTGTGGAACCAAAACTTACGATACTGCCAGCGGTTATAACCACCAAGGCGTAGACATTTTTTCATGGCCATTTACTTGGTACGCCATGGATAATGATCAGGCAGAAATAATTGCCGCTGCTGCCGGGCAGATAATTGCCAAGGGAGATGGCAACTTTGATCGTAGCTGTGACTTTAACACTACAACGCCATGGAATGCGGTCTATGTTCAACACAGTGACGGAAGTATTGCTTGGTATGGTCATTTAAAAAACGGATCTTTAACCACAAAGACTGTCGGAGATATGGTAGCACAGGGTGAGTTTTTAGGAATTATGGGAAGCTCTGGTATTTCTACTGGTCCACATTTGCATTTTGAGGTGCATACAAACAGCTCCTATACGCAATTAGTAGACCCTTATGCTGGCAATTGCAATACCATGAACATGGATACTTGGTGGCAATCTCAAAAACCCTATTTAAATCCTGCTGTAAATGCAGCATTAACTCACACTGCAGACCCAGTATTTAATGCTTGCCCGACAACAGAAGTTCCTAATCTTAGTAATCAATTTAATCTAAATGATCAGGTTTTCTTTACTGTTTTTCTTAGAGATCAAGAACCAGGTTCTTCATTAAATCTTAGAATTATAAAGCCAGATAATACAGATTTATTTAATTGGAGTTACAGCCTAACGGACTACTATCAGTTTTCGTGGTGGAGGTGGAATGCTTTTCCAAACATCGAAGGCGAATGGAAGTGGGAAGTTACGTATTTGGGAGAAACCATAACGCATACTTTTAATGTAGGAACATTAAGTGTTGAAGATGTAACCATTGAAAATACTTCGATTTATCCTAATCCGTTTAATGACATTATAACTATCAATTCTGCAATAAAAATTGAAGAACTGGAAATTGTGGATGTGTCTGGTAAATCTGTTTTAAAATTAAAAGAGAGCACTTCTGAAGGTATAAAACAAGTTAATTTATCTTATTTATCTAACGGATTGTATTTTGTAACACTATATAGCAAACAAAATGAGCAAAAAACTGTTAAACTCATAAAGAAATAG
- a CDS encoding stage 0 sporulation family protein gives MACNSCTTDKDGQPKGCKNNGTCGTDSCNKLTVFDWLANMSLPNGQEPFIGVEVRFKNGRKQYYKNTENLTLSIGDIVATQAKSGHDVGMVTLTGELVRVQMKRKKIDIKDPENVLKIYRKASQKDIDIWSKSRDKEEAMKVKARQFAIDLNLKMKISDIEYQGDGSKATFYYTAEERVDFRELIKVFAREFKTRIEMRQVGFRQEAARLGGIGSCGRELCCSTWLTDFRSVSTSAARYQQLSLNPLKLAGQCGKLKCCLNYELDAYLDALKAFPKNDTKLHTEKGIAVCQKTDIFKGLMWYAYEGEWMNWHVITTDQANEIIAKNKKKEKVASLEEYAVEHLQDTKTEFENVVGQDSLTRFDNPKPKKKRNKNRNRNKNRNKNRNQKQNAKKN, from the coding sequence ATGGCTTGCAACAGTTGCACAACTGATAAAGACGGTCAACCAAAAGGATGCAAAAATAATGGGACTTGTGGTACAGATAGCTGCAACAAACTCACTGTTTTTGATTGGTTGGCTAACATGTCGCTTCCAAACGGACAAGAACCTTTTATAGGTGTTGAAGTGCGTTTTAAAAACGGAAGAAAACAATACTACAAAAACACTGAAAATCTTACGCTGAGCATTGGTGACATCGTTGCTACACAGGCAAAATCTGGTCACGATGTTGGTATGGTAACCTTAACTGGCGAACTTGTGCGCGTACAGATGAAACGTAAAAAAATTGATATAAAGGACCCAGAAAATGTCTTAAAAATATATCGTAAAGCTTCGCAAAAAGATATAGATATTTGGTCTAAGTCTAGGGACAAAGAAGAAGCCATGAAGGTAAAAGCACGTCAATTTGCCATAGACCTTAATCTTAAAATGAAAATCTCTGATATCGAATACCAAGGAGATGGTAGCAAGGCAACGTTTTATTATACAGCAGAAGAGCGCGTAGATTTTAGAGAGTTAATTAAGGTGTTTGCCAGAGAGTTTAAAACAAGAATTGAAATGCGCCAAGTTGGCTTTAGACAAGAGGCAGCAAGACTCGGCGGAATTGGCTCTTGCGGAAGAGAATTATGTTGTTCTACTTGGTTAACCGATTTTAGATCCGTAAGTACTTCAGCAGCTAGATATCAGCAATTATCTTTAAACCCTTTAAAATTAGCTGGGCAGTGTGGTAAGCTAAAATGTTGCCTAAACTACGAGTTAGATGCCTATTTAGACGCCCTAAAGGCGTTTCCTAAAAACGACACAAAGTTACATACAGAAAAAGGTATTGCGGTGTGCCAAAAGACAGATATTTTTAAGGGTTTAATGTGGTATGCCTACGAAGGTGAATGGATGAATTGGCATGTTATTACAACAGATCAAGCCAATGAAATAATTGCAAAAAATAAGAAAAAAGAAAAAGTAGCTAGTCTCGAAGAGTATGCTGTAGAACACCTACAAGACACTAAAACAGAATTTGAAAACGTTGTTGGTCAAGACAGTTTAACACGTTTCGATAATCCAAAACCTAAAAAGAAACGTAACAAGAACAGGAACAGAAATAAAAACCGGAACAAAAACCGTAATCAAAAACAAAATGCAAAAAAGAACTAA
- a CDS encoding gliding motility lipoprotein GldH: MQKRTNVLLVVLVSLLLASSCDSKAVFDAYKSVPSKWHKDSITTFNFKAPDTTNYYNLYVNLRNNNDYAFSNLFLIVELNYPNGKAIKDTLEYKMAAPNGELLGSGFTDIKENKLWYRGYKAPFKFAEEGYYNINIQHAMRKNGEVNGVENLEGITDIGFRVESAQN, translated from the coding sequence ATGCAAAAAAGAACTAACGTCTTACTAGTAGTGCTTGTGAGTTTACTTTTGGCTTCAAGTTGCGACTCTAAAGCGGTGTTTGATGCATATAAATCGGTTCCAAGTAAATGGCATAAAGATTCAATAACAACGTTCAATTTTAAAGCGCCAGACACTACCAATTATTATAATCTTTACGTTAATCTAAGAAACAATAATGATTATGCATTTAGTAATTTGTTTCTTATTGTAGAGTTAAATTACCCTAATGGCAAAGCAATAAAGGACACTTTAGAGTATAAAATGGCTGCGCCAAACGGAGAACTCTTGGGTTCGGGGTTTACAGATATTAAAGAAAACAAACTTTGGTATCGAGGCTATAAAGCCCCATTTAAGTTTGCAGAAGAAGGATATTATAACATAAACATTCAACATGCCATGCGAAAAAACGGAGAGGTCAATGGTGTTGAAAATTTAGAAGGAATTACAGATATAGGTTTTAGGGTAGAATCAGCTCAAAATTAG